A DNA window from Drosophila pseudoobscura strain MV-25-SWS-2005 chromosome 2, UCI_Dpse_MV25, whole genome shotgun sequence contains the following coding sequences:
- the Jhbp12 gene encoding protein takeout — MFRVSATASLLLLIVAVAQELIVTATQDLPEGFPKCKRDANFDKCLVDAVNKAIVLLKDGNKEFGIPPLEPLSVKKLVIDAGNAPINLRQALKNVKVHDMISTSKILRYRTDLDKHLIICESRTDRIEMIGEYEMSGRILLLPITGHGKANVTLVNTKIEHRLIGEPFEKDGVKYMRLKDYRVSFDPKRVYVNFENLFNDKTLSDGMNRFLNENWDTVFNELKPGYAKSFGLIFRELSNKLFEKVPFDTIFLS, encoded by the exons ATGTTCCGAGTGTCGGCAACAGCTTCATTACTGCTGCTAATCGTTGCGGTTGCGCAGGAATTAATTGTAACGGCTACGCAAGATTTGC CCGAAGGCTTCCCCAAATGTAAGCGAGATGCAAACTTCGACAAGTGTCTGGTGGATGCTGTCAATAAGGCCATAGTGTTGCTGAAAGATG GCAATAAAGAATTCGGCATACCGCCCCTGGAGCCGCTTTCCGTGAAGAAACTTGTTATAGATGCCGGCAATGCGCCAATAAATCTACGTCAGGCCTTGAAGAACGTGAAGGTGCACGACATGATCTCCACCAGCAAGATCCTGCGCTATAG AACCGATCTGGACAAGCATTTGATTATCTGTGAAAGCCGAACGGATCGCATCGAGATGATCGGCGAATACGAGATGTCTGGTCGCATCCTGCTCCTACCCATCACCGGCCATGGAAAGGCGAATGTAACACTGGTCAACACCAAAATCGAGCACCGTCTGATAGGCGAGCCCTTCGAAAAGGATGGCGTCAAGTACATGCGCCTCAAGGATTATCGCGTTAGCTTTGATCCGAAGCGTGTATACGTGAACTTTGAGAATCTCTTCAACGACAAGACCCTCTCCGATGGCATGAATCGCTTTCTGAACGAGAACTGGGACACAGTTTTCAACGAGCTAAAACCGGGCTATGCCAAGAGCTTTGGCCTGATATTCCGCGAGTTGTCAAACAAACTGTTTGAGAAGGTACCCTTCGATACTATATTCTTAAGTTAA
- the Pp1alpha-96A gene encoding serine/threonine-protein phosphatase alpha-1 isoform, with the protein MSDIMNIDSIISRLLEVRGARPGKNVQLSESEIRSLCLKSREIFLSQPILLELEAPLKICGDIHGQYYDLLRLFEYGGFPPESNYLFLGDYVDRGKQSLETICLLLAYKIKYSENFFLLRGNHECASINRIYGFYDECKRRYTIKLWKTFTDCFNCLPVAAIVDEKIFCCHGGLSPDLSSMEQIRRIMRPTDVPDQGLLCDLLWSDPDKDTMGWGENDRGVSFTFGAEVVGKFLQKHEFDLICRAHQVVEDGYEFFAKRQLVTLFSAPNYCGEFDNAGAMMSVDDTLMCSFQILKPADKRRFVYPNFGSSGRPLTPPRGANNKNKKK; encoded by the exons ATGTCAGATATCATGAATATCGACAGCATTATCTCGCGTCTGCTGGAGG TGCGCGGAGCACGTCCGGGTAAAAATGTACAGCTGTCGGAGAGCGAGATCCGCAGTTTGTGCCTGAAGTCGCGCGAGATATTCCTGTCACAGCCCAttctgctggagctggaggcacCGCTGAAGATCTGCGGCGATATACACGGACAGTACTACGATCTTTTGCGTCTGTTTGAGTACGGTGGCTTCCCGCCGGAGTCCAACTATCTGTTTCTGGGTGACTATGTGGACCGTGGAAAGCAGTCCCTGGAGACGATATGCCTCCTATTGGCATATAAGATAAAATATTCGGAGAACTTTTTCTTGCTGCGCGGCAATCACGAGTGCGCCAGCATCAACCGCATCTACGG GTTTTACGACGAATGCAAGCGGCGTTACACCATCAAGCTGTGGAAAACTTTCACAGACTGCTTCAACTGCCTGCCCGTGGCGGCCATTGTCGATGAGAAGATCTTCTGCTGTCACGGCGGCCTCAGTCCGGACCTGTCCTCGATGGAGCAAATCCGCCGCATTATGCGGCCCACAGATGTGCCCGATCAGGGCCTATTGTGCGATCTGTTGTGGTCCGACCCAGACAAGGATACCATGGGCTGGGGCGAAAATGATCGCGGCGTGAGCTTCACATTTGGAGCGGAG GTCGTGGGTAAATTTCTACAGAAGCACGAGTTCGACCTGATCTGTCGTGCCCATCAGGTGGTGGAGGATGGCTACGAGTTCTTTGCCAAGCGCCAGCTGGTCACGCTTTTCTCGGCGCCCAATTATTGCGGGGAATTCGACAATGCGG GTGCAATGATGTCCGTTGACGACACTCTGATGTGCTCCTTCCAGATATTGAAACCCGCCGATAAGCGACGCTTTGTGTATCCCAATTTCGGTAGTTCGGGCCGTCCCCTGACACCGCCTCGCGGTgccaacaataaaaacaagaaaaaataa
- the LOC4802138 gene encoding iron-sulfur cluster assembly 2 homolog, mitochondrial codes for MSFLLRQLIKPGLQRILLQSPVASRHVASANPEQKIQVSESCLKRLREICIDGSFLRITVEGGGCSGFQYKFDLDSKMNEDDLQFGEEKAKVVIDTVSLEYCTGSTVDYHSELIRAGFRMVANPLAEQGCSCGSSFSVKM; via the exons ATGTCGTTCCTATTGAGGCAGTTGATAAAGCCGGGGCTGCAAAG aaTTCTACTGCAGTCGCCGGTTGCAAGCCGGCATGTCGCTTCGGCCAATCCCGAACAGAAGATACAGGTCAGTGAGAGCTGCTTGAAACGTTTGCGTGAGATCTGCATCGATGGCTCGTTCCTGCGCATAACCGTCGAGGGTGGCGGCTGCTCGGGATTCCAATACAAGTTCGATCTGGACTCAAAAATGAACGAGGACGACCTGCAGTTTGGCGAGGAAAAGGCCAAGGTGGTGATTGATACCGTATCGCTGGAGTACTGCACTGGCTCGACCGTGGACTATCACAGCGAGCTGATACGAGCGGGTTTTCGCATGGTGGCCAATCCGTTGGCCGAGCAGGGCTGCTCTTGCGGCTCCTCCTTCTCAGTTAAAATGTAA
- the LOC4802139 gene encoding protein phosphatase 1 regulatory subunit 21, protein MAEKAMTMDGTVSADKYQKLASEYSKLRAQATVLKKAVLEEQAKEGGLREQLQQYATSLRRTEQEVDSLGFRNKQLESRVSQLQQEISVHEQQRKKKDKEPASRRGLLGGTKLDVGDAASAETSHEANAAQETLLFEELQKKIMENAQLTSLIDDKQRDLLLHTERIATLSQKLEKRIGDQNELEKRLRKEIETLQHRNSELETKLVDAASMLGSEDALSATGSDNTPLHNLQQNNSNHVVQLTSEDRIAMLEKEAAHWRAQYEVAKLQQNFNSNPIKDLSICSCSTAAAGITVKPSELEARGSQRARDSMQEPPEPPSKEQLIYSVFSKKFEDLLRLKVHAESRLRSFELEVQHLQNCLENATHELKAKDEQLASLGGALQMMEEELTTTRINYEEQISVLTEQVISLSDQLAACK, encoded by the exons ATGGCGGAGAAAGCTATGACCATGGATGGCACAGTGTCGGCAGACAAGTATCAGAAACTAGCCAGCGAATACTCAAAG CTGCGTGCCCAGGCCACTGTGCTGAAAAAGGCGGTGCTGGAAGAGCAGGCCAAGGAGGGTGGCCTCagggagcagctgcagcagtatGCCACATCCCTGCGCCGCACCGAACAGGAGGTAGACTCGTTGGGCTTCCGGAACAAGCAGCTGGAGTCTCGGGTCTCGCAACTGCAACAAGAAATCTCAGTGCACGAGCAGCAGAGGAAGAAAAAGGACAAGGAGCCCGCTTCAAGGCGGGGACTGCTAGGTGGCACCAAACTGGATGTTGGCGACGCCGCCTCTGCCGAGACATCGCACGAAGCTAATGCCGCCCAAGAGACCCTCCTATTCGAAGAGctgcaaaagaaaatcatgGAAAATGCTCAGCTGACGTCATTG aTTGACGACAAGCAGCGTGACTTGTTGCTTCACACGGAGCGTATAGCGACGCTCTCACAGAAACTGGAGAAGCGCATTGGTGACCAAAACGAGCTTGAGAAACGTTTGCGAAAAGAAATCGAAACATTGCAGCACAGAAACAGCGAACTGGAGACCAAACTGGTGGATGCGGCCAGCATG CTTGGCAGCGAGGACGCTTTGAGTGCCACCGGCAGTGACAACACTCCATTGCACAACCTTCAGCAAAATAACTCCAACCATGTCGTGCAGCTCACATCCGAGGATCGCATTGCAATGCTGGAAAAGGAAGCGGCACACTGGCGCGCCCAATACGAGGTGGCCAAGCTGCAACAGAACTTTAATTCGAATCCAATCAAGGATCTCAGcatttgcagctgcagcacggCCGCGGCGGGCATTACCGTCAAGCCAAGCGAACTGGAGGCCAGAGGCAGTCAACGAGCGCGTGACTCCATGCAGGAGCCGCCGGAACCGCCCTCGAAAGAGCAGTTGATTTATAGCGTGTTCAGCAAAAAGTTCGAAGATCTGCTGCGGCTAAAGGTACATGCCGAATCGAGACTGCGATCCTTCGAACTGGAGGTGCAGCATTTACAAAACTGCCTGGAGAACGCCACCCATGAGCTGAAGGCCAAGGATGAGCAGCTGGCCAGCCTGGGTGGCGCCCTGCAAATGATGGAAGAGGAACTG ACCACAACGCGCATTAACTATGAGGAGCAGATTAGCGTTCTCACCGAACAAGTGATTAGTCTCAGCGACCAGTTGGCTGCCTGCAAATGA
- the LOC4802141 gene encoding uncharacterized protein gives MHRCYCRGNFGAGSAMRLSIVQPQPPLQQTQHQCPPGDLMSMTSSSRQSTRPTQFVRRPSIRSSAPGLGLGHSSTGLSNDFSRRNSTATLVSHCSSCSCSSSQQRQQSRAKVLRWGWERTGGVDSNTSSSTSSSPQYTDNRRVYEQSACVASRQPSRSQGQGQVQSGNSAASSPSPQPPAQLSSDNDELQQLQALQKFRLMNAQQCFSDVRQDELRLQQAYDKLQRTNTNADKWHKNRANEANRQQHLNTSTATPYALRQKMLQLRLQADEKQGRGSGATCAPLGRSCALRYN, from the coding sequence ATGCATCGCTGCTACTGCCGCGGGAACTTTGGAGCTGGCAGTGCGATGAGATTATCAATAGTGCAGCCGCAGCCTCCCCTACAGCAGACACAACACCAGTGTCCACCTGGCGATCTAATGTCGATGACGTCTTCATCCAGACAGAGTACAAGACCCACGCAGTTTGTGAGGAGGCCGAGCATCAGGTCGAGTGCGCCaggactgggcctgggccacTCCAGCACCGGGCTGAGCAACGACTTCAGTCGCCGCAACTCCACGGCCACTTTGGTGAGTCAttgctccagctgcagctgcagctcctcccaGCAACGCCAGCAGAGCCGGGCCAAGGTTCTGCGGTGGGGTTGGGAGCGAACAGGAGGTGTcgacagcaacaccagcagcagcactagcaGCTCCCCCCAGTACACGGACAATCGACGTGTCTATGAGCAGAGCGCATGCGTCGCCAGTCGCCAGCCAAGCCGTAGCCAAGGTCAGGGTCAGGTTCAAAGTGGCAACTCGGCAGCGTCATCGCCTTCACCTCAGCCCCCAGCACAGCTCTCCAGCGACAACGACGagttgcagcagctgcaggcacTCCAAAAGTTTCGACTGATGAACGCCCAACAATGCTTCAGCGATGTACGTCAGGATGAGCTGCGACTGCAGCAGGCCTACGACAAACTCCAGCGGACCAACACCAACGCGGACAAGTGGCACAAGAACCGTGCCAACGAGGCCAATAGGCAGCAGCACTTGAACACCTCAACAGCCACACCCTACGCCCTGCGCCAAAAGATGCTGCAGTTGCGGCTGCAGGCGGACGAAAAGCAGGGCAGGGGATCGGGGGCCACGTGTGCACCTCTGGGGCGGAGCTGCGCCCTGAgatataattaa